A single Pangasianodon hypophthalmus isolate fPanHyp1 chromosome 27, fPanHyp1.pri, whole genome shotgun sequence DNA region contains:
- the dhx33 gene encoding ATP-dependent RNA helicase DHX33: protein MPHDPDPPPAKKFKPGSPFFPANKKPGMLLPKKGNAPIPIDLQRKQLPIYQAKSQLIDQLRQLHNAVLIGETGSGKTTQIPQYLYEAGIGRQGIIAVTQPRRVAAISLAGRVAEEKRTQLGKLVGYTVRFEDVTSPETKLKFMTDGMLLREAIGDPLLLRYTVVILDEAHERTVHTDVLFGVVKSAQRKRKEQNKIPLKVIVMSATMDVDLFSQYFNKSPVLYLEGRQHPIQIYYTKQPQSDYLHAALVSIFQIHQEAPPSHDILVFMTGQEEIEALARTCRDIAKHLPETCGPMIVIPLYASLPPAQQLRVFQPAPKGCRKVILSTNIAETSITISGIKYVIDTGMVKAKRYNPDSGLEVLAVQRVSKAQAWQRAGRAGREDSGSCYRLYTEDEFDNLANMTVPEIQRCNLAGVILQLLALGVPDVLNFDFMSKPSPESMRMAVEQLDLLGAVERKDDQVSLTSLGKKMACFPLEPRFAKTILISPDFSCTEEILTIVSLLSVDSVLYNPPARRDEVLAVRKKFISSEGDHMTLLNIYRAFKKVSGNKEWCRENFVNSRNMGLVAEVRAQLRDICIKLGLKLESSLSELANVRRCLAHGMFANAAELQPDGTYVALDTHQTVAIHPSSVLFQAKPAYVVFNELLHTSRCYMRDLCLVDADWLQEAAPEYFRRKIHTAKS, encoded by the exons ATGCCCCACGACCCCGATCCTCCTCCGGCCAAGAAATTTAAGCCGGGCTCCCCTTTTTTCCCTGCAAACAAGAAGCCTGGAATGCTGCTGCCAAAGAAGGGAAATGCGCCCATTCCAATAGACTTGCAAAGAAAACAGCTTCCTATTTACCAGGCCAAATCTCAGCTCATCGACCAGCTCAGACAGCTGCACAATGCTGTGTTAATCG GAGAGACAGGCTCGGGTAAAACCACACAGATCCCTCAGTACCTCTATGAAGCTGGCATCGGCCGGCAGGGCATCATCGCGGTCACTCAGCCTCGACGTGTGGCTGCTATCTCGCTGGCAGGACGAGTGGCTGAGGAAAAGAGAACTCAGCTTGGAAAACTG GTGGGCTACACGGTACGATTCGAGGACGTGACATCCCCGGAAACCAAGCTGAAGTTCATGACTGATGGCATGCTGCTGAGAGAGGCGATCGGAGACCCGCTGCTTTTGCGCTACACAGTTGTGATCCTGGATGAAGCTCACGAGCGCACCGTCCACACTGACGTCCTCTTCGGCGTGGTCAAGAGCGCCCAGCGCAAACGCAAAGAGCAGAATAAGATCCCTCTGAAG GTCATTGTGATGTCCGCCACCATGGACGTGGACCTGTTCTCTCAGTATTTTAATAAGTCTCCTGTGCTCTACTTGGAGGGTCGGCAGCACCCGATTCAGATCTATTATACCAAGCAGCCGCAATCTGATTACCTACACGCAGCGCTGGTCTCCATCTTTCAGATTCACCAG GAAGCTCCTCCATCCCATGACATCTTGGTGTTTATGACGGGTCAGGAGGAGATTGAAGCGCTGGCTCGTACGTGTCGGGACATCGCCAAACACCTGCCTGAAACCTGCGGGCCCATGATTGTGATCCCTCTGTACGCATCACTTCCTCCTGCCCAGCAGCTCAGGGTCTTTCAGCCTGCACCTAAG gGTTGCAGAAAAGTCATCCTCTCAACCAACATCGCAGAGACGTCCATAACTATTTCTGGGATTAAATACGTCATTGACACAGGAATGGTGAAGGCCAAGCGCTATAACCCAG ACAGCGGTCTGGAGGTGTTGGCCGTGCAGCGGGTGTCCAAAGCGCAGGCCTGGCAGCGGGCAGGCAGGGCAGGGAGAGAGGACTCTGGCTCGTGTTACCGCCTCTACACTGAAGACGAGTTCGACAACCTAGCAAACATGACTGTACCTGAAATACAGCG GTGTAATTTAGCTGGTGTAATACTGCAGCTGCTGGCTCTGGGTGTTCCCGATGTGCTCAACTTTGACTTCATGTCCAAGCCGTCACCTG AGTCGATGCGAATGGCAGTGGAGCAGCTGGATCTCCTTGGAGCTGTGGAGAGAAAGGATGATCAGGTTTCCCTCACTTCTCTGGGCAAAAAGATGGCCTGCTTTCCCCTGGAACCTCGATTTGCTAAA ACCATCCTGATCTCTCCAGACTTCTCCTGTACTGAGGAGATTCTGACTAttgtctctctgctctctgtgGACTCTGTGCTCTATAACCCTCCTGCCCGACGAGACGAGGTACTTGCCGTGCGCAAAAAATTCATCTCCAGTGAAGGAGACCACATGACCCTGCTGAACATCTACAGGGCCTTCAAGAAAGTCAGCGGAAATAAG GAGTGGTGTAGGGAGAACTTTGTAAACAGCAGAAACATGGGTCTGGTTGCTGAAGTCCGAGCCCAGCTGAGGGACATTTGCATTAAG CTGGGACTGAAGCTTGAATCCTCACTGTCTGAACTGGCTAACGTGCGGCGCTGCCTGGCACACGGTATGTTCGCCAACGCTGCTGAGCTCCAGCCAGATGGTACCTACGTGGCTCTGGACACCCACCAGACCGtcgccatccatccatcctccgtCCTGTTCCAGGCAAAGCCGGCCTACGTGGTGTTCAACGAGCTCCTGCATACGTCGCGCTGCTACATGAGGGACCTGTGCCTGGTGGACGCCGACTGGCTACAGGAAGCAGCGCCGGAGTATTTCCGGCGTAAAATCCACACGGCAAAGAGCTAG
- the rplp0 gene encoding 60S acidic ribosomal protein P0 → MPREDRATWKSNYFLKIIQLLNDYPKCFIVGADNVGSKQMQTIRLSLRGKAVVLMGKNTMMRKAIRGHLENNPALEKLLPHIRGNVGFVFTKEDLAEVRDLLLANKVPAAARAGAIAPCEVTVPAQNTGLGPEKTSFFQALGITTKISRGTIEILSDVQLIKPGDKVGASEATLLNMLNISPFSYGLIIQQVYDNGSVYSPEVLDITEDALHKRFLEGVRNIASVCLQIGYPTLASIPHSVINGYKRVLAVAVETDYSFPLADKVKAFLADPSAFAVAAAPAAAADAPAAAPAAAAEPAKEESEESDEDMGFGLFD, encoded by the exons ATGCCCAGGGAAGACAGGGCCACGTGGAAGTCCAACTACTTCTTGAAGATCATT CAACTGCTGAATGACTACCCGAAATGCTTCATCGTGGGCGCAGACAACGTCGGCTCCAAGCAGATGCAGACCATCCGTCTGTCCCTGCGGGGCAAGGCAGTCGTGCTCATGGGCAAGAACACCATGATGCGCAAGGCTATCCGTGGCCACCTGGAGAACAACCCAGCTCTGGAAAA GCTGCTTCCCCACATCCGTGGAAATGTGGGCTTTGTCTTTACCAAGGAAGACCTGGCTGAGGTCAGGGACCTGCTGCTGGCCAATAAG GTGCCAGCTGCTGCCCGTGCCGGTGCCATCGCCCCCTGTGAGGTGACTGTGCCTGCTCAGAACACCGGGCTGGGTCCTGAGAAGACCTCCTTCTTCCAGGCTTTGGGTATCACCACCAAGATCTCCAGAGGAACCATTGAAATCCTG AGTGATGTGCAGCTGATCAAGCCTGGAGATAAGGTGGGTGCCAGCGAGGCCACGCTGCTCAACATGCTGAACATCTCGCCCTTTTCCTACGGGTTGATCATCCAGCAGGTCTATGACAACGGCAGTGTCTACAGCCCTGAGGTGCTGGACATCACTGAGGATGCCCTGCACAAGAGATTCCTGGAG GGTGTGAGGAACATCGCCAGTGTGTGTCTGCAGATTGGCTACCCCACTCTTGCCTCCATCCCTCATTCCGTCATCAATGGATACAAGAGGGTTTTGGCTGTCGCTGTGGAGACAGACTACTCCTTCCCTCTGGCTGATAAG GTGAAGGCCTTCCTGGCTGATCCCTCTGCTTTTGCTGTGGCTGCAGCTCCTGCTGCGGCAGCTGATGCTccagctgctgctcctgctgccgCTGCAGAGCCGGCCAAGGAGGAGTCCGAGGAGTCTGATGAGGACATGGGCTTCGGCCTGTTCGACTAA